From Mesobacillus jeotgali, the proteins below share one genomic window:
- the sstT gene encoding serine/threonine transporter SstT: MKDLLRKWNQVSLVKQIIAGMLIGIILALIIPEVAKPVAIFGSLFVSALKAVAPVLVLFLVMSAIAQHKRGQKTNMKTIISLYLLGTFAAGLIAVIASFMFPVSLKLTAGTEGMTPPGSVVEVIKTLLLNIVDNPVNALMNANYIGILAWAVLIGLALKNAADSTKTVIWNFSDAMSKIVTWVIKFAPLGIMGLVFESITANGLSSLLGYGKLLAVLIGCMLVVALVVNPIIVFALMRQNPYPLVFKCLKESGITAFFTRSSASNIPVNIKICEELGLDRDAYSVSIPLGATINMAGAAVTISVMTLAAVHTLGIQVDIPTAIILSVVAAISAAGASGVAGGSLLLIPLAASLFGIPNDVAMQVVAVGFIIGVLQDSFETALNSSTDVLFTAAVEFKKWREEGKVIEIKKAS, encoded by the coding sequence ATGAAAGATTTACTGAGGAAGTGGAATCAAGTAAGCCTGGTCAAACAGATCATTGCGGGTATGTTAATTGGTATTATCCTTGCTTTAATAATCCCGGAAGTGGCTAAGCCAGTTGCTATTTTTGGGTCTTTATTTGTAAGTGCCCTGAAGGCAGTTGCCCCTGTATTAGTTTTATTCCTGGTTATGTCGGCAATTGCCCAGCATAAACGCGGACAGAAAACAAACATGAAAACGATTATTTCTCTCTATCTTTTAGGAACTTTCGCAGCCGGACTGATTGCGGTTATTGCTAGTTTCATGTTCCCGGTAAGCTTAAAGCTTACAGCTGGCACCGAGGGCATGACGCCTCCTGGAAGTGTTGTAGAGGTTATTAAAACCTTATTGCTCAATATTGTTGATAACCCGGTTAACGCTCTTATGAATGCTAATTATATCGGTATTTTAGCCTGGGCAGTCCTGATTGGTCTTGCTCTGAAAAATGCGGCTGATTCAACTAAAACAGTGATTTGGAATTTTTCAGATGCCATGTCCAAAATCGTCACCTGGGTGATAAAGTTTGCCCCACTTGGCATCATGGGCCTGGTGTTTGAATCCATCACGGCAAATGGACTTAGTTCTTTGCTCGGCTATGGCAAATTGCTTGCGGTTCTGATTGGCTGTATGCTTGTTGTGGCCCTCGTGGTCAATCCAATCATTGTATTCGCCTTGATGAGGCAAAATCCATATCCGCTTGTCTTTAAATGCTTGAAAGAAAGTGGTATTACTGCATTCTTTACTCGCAGTTCGGCTTCGAATATCCCTGTTAATATTAAAATTTGTGAAGAGTTAGGTCTGGATCGTGATGCATATTCCGTTTCCATTCCATTAGGCGCTACCATCAACATGGCTGGAGCAGCAGTCACAATCTCTGTTATGACACTGGCTGCAGTTCATACACTTGGCATTCAAGTGGATATTCCAACTGCCATCATTCTGAGTGTTGTAGCTGCAATCAGTGCTGCCGGCGCTTCAGGAGTGGCTGGCGGTTCGCTTCTGCTGATCCCCCTTGCAGCCAGCTTGTTCGGCATCCCGAATGATGTTGCGATGCAGGTAGTTGCAGTAGGATTTATCATCGGTGTTTTACAGGATTCTTTTGAGACAGCCCTTAACTCATC
- the katG gene encoding catalase/peroxidase HPI encodes MDKDTAKVGKCPVMHGGAASHKTSGTTNRDWWPNQLQLNILHQHDRKSNPMGEDFNYSEEFKKLDYDALKQDLTDLMTDSQDWWPADYGHYGPLFIRMAWHSAGTYRIGDGRGGGGTGSQRFAPLNSWPDNGNLDKARRLLWPIKQKYGNKISWADLILLAGNVAIESMGGKTIGFGAGRPDIWHPEEDTYWGVESEWLGDKRYTGDRELENPLAAVQMGLIYVNPEGPNGKPDPIAAARDIRETFARMGMNDEETVALIAGGHTFGKAHGAGDAAKVGPEPEAASIEELGLGWKNSYGSGKGRDTITSGLEGAWTANPTQWDNGYFDLLFGYDWWLTKSPAGAYQWLAVDPAEKDLAPDAEDPSVKVPTMMLTTDIALRHDPEYEKVARRFHKNPEEFADAFARAWFKLLHRDMGPKTRYIGPEVPKEDFVWQDPVPKVDYELTNEEVEKIKDLILDSGLTIGELVTTAWASASTFRGSDFRGGANGARVRLAPQKDWEVNQPEQLSRVLNVLEDIQSHLDKNVSLADLIVLGGSAAIEKAGRNAGFEVKVPFTSGRGDATEEQTDAEGFAVLEPYADGFRNYQKKQYGVSPEELLLDKAQLLNLSAPEMTVLIGGMRVLGTNHGGTKHGVFTDRVGTLSNDFFVNLLDMGIQWKPADAGVYEGRDRKTGDVVRTATRVDLVFGSNSQLRAIAEVYAQEDNKEKFVRDFISAWVKVMNADRFDLNAKARETSELAMRN; translated from the coding sequence ATGGACAAGGATACTGCTAAGGTTGGAAAATGCCCGGTGATGCACGGGGGTGCTGCCTCTCATAAAACTAGCGGGACGACAAACAGAGACTGGTGGCCAAACCAGCTGCAATTGAATATTCTCCATCAGCATGATCGAAAATCCAACCCTATGGGAGAAGATTTTAATTATAGCGAAGAATTCAAGAAGCTTGATTATGATGCTCTAAAACAGGACCTTACCGACCTTATGACAGACAGTCAGGACTGGTGGCCGGCTGACTATGGACATTATGGGCCATTGTTCATCCGTATGGCCTGGCATTCCGCGGGTACGTATCGTATTGGTGACGGACGCGGCGGAGGAGGAACTGGTTCACAGCGATTCGCACCGCTGAACAGCTGGCCTGACAATGGCAATCTTGATAAAGCCCGGCGGTTGTTATGGCCTATCAAGCAGAAGTATGGGAACAAGATTTCCTGGGCTGACTTGATTTTACTGGCAGGCAATGTGGCCATTGAGTCGATGGGCGGCAAGACAATAGGTTTTGGCGCAGGACGTCCGGATATTTGGCATCCAGAAGAAGACACTTATTGGGGTGTTGAATCAGAATGGCTGGGAGACAAACGTTACACAGGGGACCGTGAATTAGAAAATCCGCTTGCTGCCGTGCAAATGGGTCTTATTTATGTGAACCCGGAAGGCCCAAATGGTAAGCCGGATCCCATTGCAGCTGCCCGGGATATACGCGAAACCTTTGCGAGGATGGGCATGAACGATGAAGAAACGGTAGCATTAATCGCAGGCGGCCATACTTTTGGCAAAGCACATGGTGCAGGAGACGCAGCCAAAGTAGGTCCAGAACCAGAAGCGGCTTCTATTGAAGAGTTGGGCTTGGGCTGGAAGAATTCATACGGAAGCGGCAAAGGGCGTGACACCATTACCAGCGGTCTTGAAGGAGCCTGGACGGCAAATCCAACACAGTGGGATAATGGTTACTTTGATTTATTGTTCGGATATGATTGGTGGCTGACAAAGAGTCCGGCTGGTGCCTATCAGTGGCTGGCCGTGGATCCTGCAGAGAAGGATCTTGCTCCGGATGCAGAAGATCCTTCTGTAAAAGTTCCAACCATGATGCTGACTACCGATATTGCTCTACGCCACGATCCGGAGTATGAAAAAGTTGCCCGCCGATTCCATAAGAATCCAGAAGAATTTGCTGATGCATTTGCACGTGCCTGGTTCAAATTATTACACCGTGACATGGGCCCTAAAACAAGATATATAGGTCCGGAAGTTCCTAAAGAAGATTTCGTCTGGCAGGATCCCGTTCCAAAAGTCGATTATGAATTGACGAATGAGGAAGTAGAAAAAATAAAAGATCTGATTCTGGACTCTGGGCTTACTATCGGCGAGTTAGTTACGACTGCCTGGGCTTCGGCAAGTACCTTCCGTGGCTCGGACTTCCGAGGAGGAGCGAATGGGGCGCGCGTCCGTCTGGCTCCGCAAAAGGATTGGGAAGTAAATCAGCCAGAACAGCTTTCAAGGGTGCTGAATGTACTTGAGGACATTCAGAGTCATCTGGATAAGAACGTCAGTCTTGCCGACTTGATTGTATTAGGCGGGAGTGCCGCAATAGAGAAAGCCGGAAGAAATGCTGGGTTTGAGGTAAAAGTTCCATTTACTTCAGGGCGCGGGGATGCAACAGAAGAGCAGACCGATGCAGAAGGTTTTGCGGTGCTTGAGCCCTATGCAGACGGATTCCGCAACTATCAGAAAAAACAGTATGGTGTGAGTCCGGAAGAGCTCTTGCTGGACAAGGCGCAGCTGTTGAACCTTAGTGCACCTGAAATGACGGTCCTGATCGGCGGGATGCGTGTGCTCGGCACGAACCATGGCGGCACAAAACACGGCGTATTCACTGACCGTGTAGGCACACTCTCCAATGACTTCTTTGTGAATTTACTCGATATGGGAATACAATGGAAGCCTGCAGACGCAGGGGTTTATGAGGGACGTGATCGCAAGACAGGTGATGTTGTTCGTACAGCAACCAGAGTTGACCTCGTTTTCGGTTCGAACTCACAGCTGCGTGCGATTGCAGAAGTGTATGCTCAGGAGGATAACAAAGAGAAGTTCGTGCGTGATTTTATTTCTGCATGGGTAAAGGTCATGAACGCAGATCGGTTTGACCTTAATGCAAAGGCTCGTGAGACATCGGAACTGGCAATGCGTAATTAA